The Spirosoma radiotolerans genome has a window encoding:
- a CDS encoding cold-shock protein, protein METFSKKEKEKARQKKRKDKEEKREDRKANAVKGLGLDEMMAYVDENGNISSTPPDPRKKKRIDQEDIQIGVAKQEPTDPQDLIRQGVVTFFNDSKGYGFIKDLQSQDSIFVHVNGLKEPIKEHDKVSFTIEMTPKGQSAVGVAKQAA, encoded by the coding sequence ATGGAGACATTTAGTAAAAAAGAAAAAGAGAAGGCTAGACAAAAAAAGAGAAAAGATAAAGAAGAAAAACGAGAAGATCGGAAAGCAAATGCCGTGAAAGGGCTGGGCCTTGACGAAATGATGGCGTATGTGGATGAGAACGGAAACATTTCCTCGACTCCGCCTGACCCCAGAAAGAAGAAACGAATCGATCAGGAAGATATCCAGATCGGTGTCGCGAAACAGGAACCGACTGACCCCCAAGATTTGATCAGACAAGGCGTAGTGACCTTCTTCAACGATTCGAAAGGGTACGGCTTCATTAAAGATCTTCAGTCGCAGGACAGTATTTTCGTGCACGTTAATGGATTAAAAGAACCCATTAAAGAACACGATAAAGTGTCATTTACCATTGAAATGACGCCCAAAGGGCAAAGTGCCGTTGGCGTAGCCAAGCAGGCCGCGTAG
- a CDS encoding SMP-30/gluconolactonase/LRE family protein has product MTQAETESIIAPNATLQKISSQFKFTEGPAVDKNGAVYFSDQPNDKIWKYDTDGKLSVFLDKTGRSNGMYFDKKGNLITCADEKDELWSISPDKKITVLLTDFQGHRLNGPNDLWIDPKGGIYFTDPYYQRDYWERKKPDIDGEKVYYLPKGQKEAILVDGDLKQPNGIIGTPDGKHLYVADIRDNKTYRYDIQADGSLKNRQLYVSQGSDGMTLDNRGNLYLTGKGVTVYGPDRVKLQTIPVPSGWVGNICFGGKDRNMLFITASESVYTLQTQVKGAK; this is encoded by the coding sequence ATGACACAGGCTGAGACTGAATCAATCATTGCGCCAAACGCGACGCTTCAAAAAATATCGAGCCAATTTAAGTTCACCGAAGGCCCCGCCGTCGATAAAAATGGGGCTGTTTATTTTTCCGATCAACCCAACGACAAAATCTGGAAGTATGATACAGATGGTAAACTGTCGGTTTTTTTAGATAAGACGGGCCGGTCCAATGGCATGTATTTCGACAAAAAGGGCAATCTGATTACGTGCGCCGATGAGAAAGATGAGTTGTGGTCCATTAGCCCGGACAAAAAAATTACGGTCCTGCTAACCGACTTCCAGGGGCACCGGCTCAACGGGCCCAATGATTTGTGGATTGACCCCAAAGGTGGTATCTATTTTACGGACCCCTATTATCAGCGCGATTACTGGGAGCGCAAGAAACCAGACATCGACGGGGAGAAGGTTTATTACCTGCCCAAAGGCCAAAAAGAAGCTATCCTTGTTGATGGTGATTTGAAACAGCCGAATGGTATAATCGGCACCCCGGATGGCAAACATCTGTATGTGGCCGACATTCGCGATAACAAGACTTATCGATACGACATACAGGCTGATGGTAGCCTGAAAAACCGCCAGCTTTACGTTAGCCAGGGATCTGATGGCATGACGCTCGACAACCGGGGGAATCTTTATCTGACAGGCAAGGGCGTCACCGTGTATGGTCCTGATCGGGTGAAGCTCCAGACAATCCCGGTTCCGTCTGGCTGGGTCGGTAATATCTGTTTTGGTGGCAAAGATCGAAACATGCTCTTCATCACGGCATCGGAGTCCGTGTATACGCTGCAAACACAGGTAAAAGGCGCTAAATAA
- a CDS encoding glycosyltransferase produces the protein MRILIVHNILWAHYKSSVFQALQQLTDHQPDTSLKVLQIARNEKSRAKLEIAPADGHTPSYTYNYELLFDRFVEEVTLPERIRALLGRTQAFQPDVLVLTGYYDLAQVFLLGWAKWKGIRVIMQNESTAADHERGGWKEHIKRWIFRQCDGFFCFGTQSANYLIQLGVSAEKILLRKNAVDNNTLQIAYERALVKRSQEQNRLGLRPNNFVFVGRFIAFKNLPALLSAFSEALTQSSESAKWGLILLGEGPDHDSLNKQINTLHLADQVKLIPSRPWYQVPDVLALSDVLVLPSVSEPWGLVVNEAMACGLPVIVSDRCGCASDLVREGENGFVFDPQNQHQLTALLLRFMNGKVDQTNMQEASKKIIAPYSPQAVASDMLDGIRKIMLT, from the coding sequence ATGCGCATTCTGATTGTTCATAATATTCTCTGGGCCCACTACAAATCCAGTGTCTTTCAAGCGTTACAACAACTTACTGACCACCAACCAGATACCAGCCTTAAGGTTTTACAGATTGCCCGTAACGAAAAATCCAGGGCTAAACTGGAAATTGCCCCAGCCGATGGGCACACACCATCTTACACCTACAATTACGAACTACTTTTTGATCGCTTTGTGGAAGAGGTTACTCTGCCCGAGCGAATCAGGGCGCTTCTGGGCCGCACCCAGGCCTTTCAGCCTGATGTCCTCGTACTGACGGGCTATTATGACCTCGCCCAGGTGTTTTTATTAGGGTGGGCGAAGTGGAAAGGTATTCGGGTAATCATGCAGAATGAGAGTACGGCGGCAGACCACGAACGGGGTGGCTGGAAAGAGCATATCAAACGCTGGATTTTCAGACAATGTGATGGCTTCTTTTGCTTCGGAACACAGTCGGCCAACTACCTGATTCAATTAGGGGTCAGCGCGGAAAAAATTCTGCTTCGCAAAAACGCAGTCGACAACAATACCCTCCAGATCGCTTATGAACGTGCATTGGTCAAGCGAAGTCAGGAACAGAATCGCCTTGGCCTGCGCCCGAATAACTTCGTGTTTGTGGGTCGATTTATTGCATTCAAGAACTTACCCGCTCTTCTTTCGGCTTTTTCCGAAGCCCTGACCCAATCCTCAGAATCGGCCAAGTGGGGGCTTATTTTGCTGGGCGAAGGCCCCGATCACGACTCCCTTAACAAACAGATTAACACGCTGCATCTGGCGGATCAAGTCAAATTGATTCCAAGCCGCCCCTGGTATCAGGTTCCTGATGTGCTGGCTTTGAGTGATGTGCTGGTCTTGCCCAGCGTGTCGGAACCGTGGGGCCTGGTCGTCAATGAAGCGATGGCCTGTGGCCTGCCCGTTATTGTGTCAGACCGTTGTGGATGTGCCTCCGATCTGGTTCGGGAAGGCGAAAACGGCTTTGTATTCGACCCTCAAAACCAACACCAGCTCACGGCTCTGCTCCTACGGTTTATGAATGGTAAAGTTGATCAGACGAACATGCAGGAGGCATCAAAAAAAATTATCGCCCCCTATTCACCCCAAGCCGTAGCCAGCGACATGCTCGACGGAATCCGAAAAATAATGCTTACCTAA
- a CDS encoding DUF72 domain-containing protein, protein MGIYIGTSGWSYDHWQGVLYPYPTPVQKRLGYYVQKFQTVELNSSFYRWPKQSTFAGWEQRLPDNFLLTVKAPRGLTHAKKLLEPEVWMERIKACWHELLHKRAVLLVQLAPQQACDYPRLAYFLDQVPHWMRVAIEFRHPSWHTDAIFALLEQHQAAYCIMSGAQLPCILRVTAPFVYVRLHGPDTNHLYGGSYSDADLHWWADRIREWAGMGKDVFVYFNNDGAGNAVRNALTLQHLVA, encoded by the coding sequence ATGGGCATCTACATTGGCACATCGGGTTGGAGCTATGATCATTGGCAGGGCGTCTTGTACCCATATCCTACGCCGGTTCAGAAACGGCTTGGTTATTATGTACAAAAATTCCAGACAGTTGAACTCAACAGTAGCTTTTACCGCTGGCCTAAACAAAGCACCTTTGCTGGTTGGGAGCAACGATTACCCGATAATTTTCTGCTGACCGTGAAAGCGCCCAGGGGGCTCACCCATGCCAAAAAGCTCCTTGAGCCAGAGGTCTGGATGGAGCGCATAAAAGCCTGCTGGCACGAACTACTGCATAAACGGGCGGTGCTGCTCGTACAACTGGCTCCGCAACAAGCCTGCGATTACCCGCGGCTGGCTTACTTTCTGGATCAGGTGCCCCACTGGATGCGTGTTGCCATCGAATTCAGGCATCCAAGCTGGCATACTGATGCCATTTTTGCCCTGCTGGAACAACATCAGGCTGCCTACTGCATCATGAGCGGTGCTCAATTGCCTTGTATTTTACGCGTTACGGCTCCTTTTGTGTACGTTCGGCTACACGGGCCGGATACGAACCATTTGTATGGCGGCTCCTACTCCGATGCGGATCTGCACTGGTGGGCCGACCGAATCCGGGAGTGGGCAGGCATGGGTAAGGACGTATTCGTATATTTTAACAACGACGGTGCTGGCAATGCCGTACGGAATGCCCTGACCCTACAGCACCTGGTGGCATAG
- a CDS encoding sensor histidine kinase: protein MTIRNRISGQFTLIVASILIGFSLLIYLVSATYRREEFYERLKSKARTTVRFLVEVKEVDRDLLRIIDRNTLTAMIDEKVLILDDNNKLVYSSVDDYPVRYKPDLLDAVRREREIETTNGENELVGILYEANGRRLVVLASAYDRFGQSKLQNLYITLVWGLLGGIGLTIGLGFFFAGQSLQPIGHINRQVQTITARNLRQRLDEGPRQDEIDQLAVNFNAVLQRLEQAFEQQRSFVSHASHELRTPLAALKSEIQLGLRRPLSAEHHTEILQNLLSDTDRLIALSNSLLLLARTLESLEAVTMTSVRLDDVFFTAQEELRTAHPSYTVQFKYDQVPETETDMVVLGNESLLIRVVLNLLDNACKYAADQQANVSIGKNAQQVWLSVTDTGIGLSTDEQKHIFEPFYRAPGAIRFNGFGIGLAVCQRITELHNGQISVESEPGKGSTFTIRLPRP from the coding sequence ATGACTATTCGCAACCGCATCTCAGGCCAGTTTACGTTAATCGTCGCGTCGATTTTAATCGGGTTTTCGTTATTGATCTATCTGGTATCGGCGACCTACCGGCGCGAAGAGTTTTATGAACGGCTCAAAAGCAAGGCCCGAACAACAGTCCGGTTTCTGGTTGAAGTGAAAGAGGTTGACCGGGATCTCCTTCGGATCATCGACCGGAATACACTGACGGCCATGATTGACGAAAAGGTCTTGATTTTGGATGACAACAATAAATTGGTTTATAGTAGCGTAGATGACTACCCTGTCCGCTATAAACCTGATTTACTGGACGCCGTTCGCCGGGAGCGGGAAATAGAGACGACCAATGGCGAGAATGAACTGGTTGGCATCCTGTATGAAGCGAACGGCCGACGCCTGGTCGTGCTGGCGTCGGCCTATGACCGGTTCGGGCAAAGTAAATTGCAAAACCTGTATATAACACTCGTTTGGGGCTTGTTGGGTGGTATTGGGCTAACCATTGGGCTTGGTTTCTTCTTTGCCGGCCAGTCGCTGCAACCCATTGGCCACATTAACCGGCAGGTGCAGACCATTACGGCCCGCAATCTTCGCCAACGGCTCGATGAAGGTCCCCGGCAGGATGAGATTGACCAGTTGGCCGTTAATTTTAATGCCGTTTTGCAGCGGCTTGAACAGGCGTTTGAGCAGCAGCGGAGTTTCGTATCTCACGCATCGCATGAGCTCCGAACCCCGTTGGCGGCCCTTAAATCTGAAATTCAGTTGGGCCTCCGCCGACCACTTTCGGCCGAGCACCATACCGAGATCCTCCAGAATCTGCTTTCTGATACGGATCGGCTGATTGCCCTGTCAAACAGCCTGTTACTGCTGGCCCGCACGCTCGAAAGTCTCGAAGCCGTGACTATGACATCAGTTCGGCTGGATGATGTGTTCTTTACCGCTCAGGAAGAACTACGCACCGCCCATCCCAGTTATACCGTGCAGTTTAAGTACGATCAGGTTCCTGAAACGGAAACGGATATGGTCGTGCTGGGTAACGAATCGCTACTCATTCGTGTCGTACTAAACCTGCTTGATAACGCCTGTAAATATGCCGCCGATCAACAGGCGAACGTAAGCATTGGTAAAAATGCGCAACAAGTTTGGCTGAGCGTGACCGATACGGGCATTGGCCTGAGTACTGACGAACAAAAGCACATTTTTGAACCATTTTACCGGGCACCGGGCGCCATCAGATTCAACGGATTTGGAATCGGACTAGCTGTCTGTCAACGCATTACAGAGTTACACAATGGCCAAATCAGTGTAGAGAGTGAACCGGGTAAAGGAAGCACATTTACGATTCGCCTACCCCGTCCTTAA
- a CDS encoding TolC family protein, whose amino-acid sequence MRSWLFVTLVLLAGQTRAQDSLRLTRQQADSLFIKNNLLLLAERFRIDIGQAQIIQAGLRDNPTANIEISTYNNQTNRVLDVGRGGEKIIAIQQLLYTAGKRNKRVALATEAAHLTELELLDLLRGLRFELRSRFYAIYFQQQTLARYDRQIATIQTTVTAYEREYERNNVSLRELLRLKALLFQLSNDRTEIRFQLAEDQRSIRTLLSVEQPIRPIVRNDALTRYHIPSQPEDSLRQLALRNRPDLQAAQSLSKQAELNYTLQKALAKPDLRVGGTYDQNGSYIPNYVGLSVGMDLPVFNRNQGAIRAARSQIGYQSQFQKQRAMQITNEVSTALQKVRDVEQMVQSVEGRFTDQFELLNQGVVTSFQKGNISLLEFVDLIETYNESVRQLNRLKADRVNAYEELNYLIGDDLFN is encoded by the coding sequence ATGCGTTCCTGGCTTTTCGTTACACTTGTGCTGCTGGCCGGTCAGACCAGAGCACAGGATTCACTGCGGCTCACCCGGCAGCAGGCTGACAGTTTATTCATCAAAAATAACCTCCTGCTCCTGGCCGAACGGTTTCGGATCGACATTGGTCAGGCACAGATCATACAGGCGGGCCTGCGTGACAATCCCACCGCCAACATTGAGATCAGCACATACAATAATCAGACAAACCGAGTGCTGGATGTGGGGCGCGGGGGCGAAAAAATCATCGCCATTCAGCAATTACTCTACACAGCTGGCAAGCGCAATAAACGGGTTGCGCTGGCTACCGAAGCGGCTCACCTGACTGAGCTCGAACTGCTTGATCTGCTGCGTGGCCTTCGGTTCGAGTTGCGCAGCCGGTTCTACGCCATTTATTTTCAGCAACAAACGCTGGCCCGTTATGACCGACAGATTGCCACGATACAGACGACCGTAACGGCCTACGAGCGCGAATATGAGCGTAACAATGTGTCTCTGCGGGAATTGCTTCGGCTCAAAGCTCTGCTATTTCAGTTGAGTAATGACCGCACCGAAATCCGCTTTCAGTTGGCCGAAGATCAGCGGAGTATCCGAACCTTATTATCCGTGGAGCAACCCATTCGGCCCATTGTTCGCAATGACGCGCTGACCCGTTACCATATCCCATCGCAACCCGAAGACTCCCTTCGTCAACTGGCGCTACGCAACCGACCCGACTTACAGGCGGCCCAGTCGTTGAGCAAACAGGCCGAATTAAACTACACCCTTCAGAAAGCACTGGCCAAGCCCGACCTGCGCGTGGGGGGCACCTACGACCAGAATGGCAGTTACATTCCGAACTATGTGGGGCTGTCAGTCGGTATGGACCTGCCGGTGTTTAACCGCAATCAGGGAGCCATTCGGGCCGCTCGCAGCCAGATCGGTTACCAGAGCCAATTCCAGAAACAGCGGGCCATGCAGATAACGAACGAGGTATCGACCGCACTGCAAAAAGTCAGGGATGTGGAGCAAATGGTCCAGTCAGTCGAGGGGCGCTTCACCGACCAGTTCGAGTTACTCAACCAGGGCGTTGTCACGAGCTTTCAGAAAGGGAATATCTCGTTGCTGGAATTTGTCGATCTGATCGAAACCTACAATGAGAGCGTTCGCCAGCTCAACCGCCTGAAAGCCGACCGCGTCAACGCGTACGAGGAACTTAACTACCTCATTGGCGACGACTTATTCAACTAA
- a CDS encoding YihY/virulence factor BrkB family protein, whose protein sequence is MIPVFLLFRQAFTSLQTNDPIRMAGATAFFSFFALPPIIIILSSVLSQLFNDRYQRVSGQLFDELADLFGPKSANQLEDISHRLQLPKPSLLLTVVSFVLLFMASTTLFTILKNSLNQLWNVKPKAGRGVLNVLTDKLIALAIILGSGLLFSTFLAVEQLMNQLGGALALSSLAYYKGLVSMAHLVASVLVRTVWFALLFKFLPDVKIAWRAVWLGAFFTSCLFKLGEGVLNYLLIDSQVGSLYGTAGAIILLLLFVFYASLIFYYGAAFTRRFSEWTHLSAEPSNHAVAYTITEIDPVESKNEGPN, encoded by the coding sequence GTGATCCCGGTTTTTCTACTGTTCAGGCAAGCGTTTACCAGCTTGCAGACCAACGACCCCATTCGCATGGCTGGGGCAACGGCATTTTTTTCTTTTTTCGCCTTGCCGCCTATTATCATCATTCTGAGCAGTGTTCTGAGTCAGCTTTTCAACGACCGCTACCAGCGCGTAAGCGGCCAGTTGTTCGACGAACTGGCTGATTTGTTCGGGCCTAAAAGCGCCAATCAACTGGAAGATATTTCGCATCGGCTTCAACTCCCCAAGCCAAGCCTGCTGTTAACGGTAGTGAGCTTTGTGTTGCTGTTTATGGCATCGACCACCTTATTTACAATTCTTAAAAACTCGCTTAACCAACTCTGGAACGTTAAGCCCAAAGCCGGACGAGGAGTGCTCAACGTACTAACCGACAAGCTGATCGCTCTGGCCATCATTTTGGGCTCTGGGTTGTTATTCAGCACATTTCTGGCGGTGGAGCAGCTTATGAACCAACTGGGGGGAGCGCTGGCTCTGTCGTCGCTGGCTTATTATAAGGGGCTGGTCAGTATGGCCCATCTGGTGGCGTCGGTGCTGGTTCGTACGGTTTGGTTTGCGCTCCTGTTCAAATTTCTGCCTGATGTTAAAATCGCCTGGAGAGCTGTCTGGCTGGGTGCTTTTTTTACAAGCTGTCTTTTCAAATTAGGGGAGGGCGTGTTGAACTACTTGCTCATCGATAGTCAGGTGGGGTCGCTCTACGGCACCGCAGGGGCTATTATTCTCCTGCTGTTATTCGTTTTTTATGCGTCCCTGATTTTTTACTACGGAGCCGCCTTTACCCGTCGGTTCAGTGAATGGACTCATTTGTCGGCGGAGCCCAGCAACCATGCGGTTGCCTACACGATTACCGAGATAGATCCCGTGGAGTCGAAGAACGAAGGGCCCAATTGA
- a CDS encoding efflux RND transporter periplasmic adaptor subunit: protein MRALTFFCLAGLTGLLPACQPKPAPEEATAFMLSDTMLHRIRIDTARTQPLRSELTLVGRIIADENRVIEVFPLVGGNVESVKVELGDYVQRGQTLATIRSGEVADFERQNTQAEADLLLAEKNLRVAQDLFESKLNSQREVIAAQKEVERAQAEVNRIKEVYRIYGVGKSSTYIVKAPIAGYIIQKNVNQGTQLRSDNANSLFTVGQISDVWVLANVNESDISRVKPGMTADMQTLAYPDELFRGKVDKLYTVLDPGTKAMTVRIRLPNPGLKLRPEMHATVTIRYEDGGQMATVPAEAVIFDKSKHYVMVFRSRTDIETREVTLLKSLGDVAYIRTGIKPGERVIAKNQLLVYDALND, encoded by the coding sequence ATGCGCGCTCTCACTTTTTTTTGTCTGGCCGGTCTTACGGGTCTGCTGCCAGCCTGCCAGCCCAAACCCGCCCCCGAAGAGGCTACGGCGTTTATGCTGTCGGATACAATGCTCCATAGAATTCGTATCGACACCGCCCGAACTCAGCCATTACGCAGTGAATTAACACTTGTGGGCCGCATTATAGCCGACGAAAACCGGGTTATCGAAGTGTTTCCATTAGTCGGTGGTAACGTCGAAAGCGTGAAAGTAGAACTCGGCGATTATGTCCAGAGAGGCCAGACACTGGCCACCATACGCTCGGGAGAAGTCGCTGATTTTGAGCGCCAGAATACCCAGGCGGAAGCTGATTTATTACTGGCTGAAAAGAACCTTCGGGTAGCTCAGGATCTGTTCGAAAGCAAACTCAACTCCCAGCGCGAAGTTATTGCGGCCCAGAAAGAAGTGGAACGAGCGCAGGCCGAAGTGAATCGGATAAAAGAAGTGTATCGAATCTATGGCGTCGGCAAATCATCAACCTATATCGTCAAAGCCCCAATTGCGGGCTACATTATCCAGAAAAATGTAAATCAGGGCACGCAGCTCCGGTCGGATAATGCCAATAGCCTGTTTACGGTTGGGCAAATCAGCGACGTATGGGTTCTGGCCAATGTCAACGAAAGCGATATCAGTCGGGTGAAGCCTGGCATGACCGCCGACATGCAGACGCTGGCTTATCCCGATGAGCTTTTTAGGGGCAAAGTTGACAAACTTTATACGGTGCTCGACCCCGGCACAAAGGCCATGACAGTCCGCATCCGGCTCCCGAATCCCGGCTTGAAACTGCGCCCCGAAATGCACGCTACCGTAACCATTCGCTACGAAGACGGTGGACAAATGGCCACGGTACCCGCCGAAGCGGTCATTTTCGATAAATCCAAGCACTATGTCATGGTGTTTCGCAGCCGCACCGACATTGAAACCCGCGAGGTAACCCTATTAAAATCCCTTGGCGACGTGGCCTACATCCGGACCGGCATCAAACCGGGCGAACGGGTCATTGCCAAAAATCAGCTTTTGGTGTACGATGCGCTGAATGATTAA
- a CDS encoding response regulator transcription factor, with protein sequence MKTILLVEDDRRIAQNISRGLTDEGYETTIAYDGLEGRQLALSNAFNLIILDINLPGLNGYDLCRELRMVNPQLPVLMLTALGEIEDKVTGLGVGADDYLVKPFDFRELLARVAACIRRADLRAEPNQADDVITVANLTLNRTTREVFRDQNVIELTTKEFVLLEYLMQHTGRTISRLELTEHVWRIPFDTGTNVVEVYVNYLRKKVDRDFSPKLIHTRSGYGYVLKEE encoded by the coding sequence ATGAAGACGATTCTGCTTGTTGAAGACGACCGGCGTATTGCCCAGAACATAAGCCGGGGCCTGACCGATGAGGGGTATGAAACAACCATTGCTTACGACGGGCTCGAAGGCAGGCAACTAGCCCTCTCGAACGCCTTTAATTTGATTATTCTGGACATAAATCTGCCGGGGCTGAACGGTTACGATTTGTGCCGCGAGTTAAGAATGGTCAATCCTCAGTTACCCGTGTTAATGCTGACCGCACTTGGGGAGATCGAAGATAAAGTAACGGGGCTGGGCGTTGGCGCTGATGATTACCTGGTTAAGCCATTTGATTTTCGGGAACTCCTGGCTCGGGTAGCCGCCTGCATACGCCGGGCTGATTTACGCGCTGAGCCCAACCAGGCCGACGACGTGATTACCGTGGCTAACCTAACCCTGAACCGTACGACGCGGGAGGTGTTTCGGGATCAGAACGTAATTGAACTGACAACCAAAGAGTTCGTGTTGCTGGAATACCTCATGCAGCACACAGGCCGGACGATATCGCGGCTTGAACTGACCGAACACGTTTGGCGTATACCGTTCGACACCGGCACAAACGTGGTGGAGGTTTACGTAAATTACCTGCGTAAAAAGGTTGATCGCGATTTTTCACCCAAACTTATCCATACCCGCTCCGGCTATGGGTATGTCTTGAAAGAAGAATAA